In Pyrus communis chromosome 1, drPyrComm1.1, whole genome shotgun sequence, the following are encoded in one genomic region:
- the LOC137710378 gene encoding agamous-like MADS-box protein AGL11 isoform X2 yields MGRGKIEIKRIENTTNRQVTFCKRRNGLLKKAYELSILCDAEIALIVFSSRGRLYEYSNNNSIRNTIERYKKACSDSTGSTSITEINAQYYQQESAKLRQQIQMLQNSNRHFMGDALSNLTVKELKQLENKLERGMTRIRSKKEEMLIAEIEYLQKKEIELENENVYLRTKISEVERLHQANMVSVPEMNAIQALASRNFFSQNIIEGGGATFPQQNKKILHLG; encoded by the exons ATGGGGAggggaaagattgaaatcaagaGGATTGAGAACACGACGAATCGGCAAGTGACCTTCTGCAAACGAAGAAATGGGCTGCTGAAGAAAGCATATGAATTATCCATTCTCTGTGATGCTGAAATTGCCCTCATTGTCTTCTCTAGCCGGGGCCGTCTCTACGAGTACTCTAACAACAA CAGTATAAGAAACACCATAGAGAGGTACAAGAAGGCATGTTCAGATAGCACAGGATCAACTTCTATTACTGAAATTAACGCTCAG TATTATCAACAGGAATCGGCAAAACTGAGGCAACAGATTCAAATGCTGCAGAACTCTAACAG GCACTTCATGGGAGATGCCTTGAGTAATCTAACTGTGAAAGAACTAAAGCAGCTGGAGAATAAGCTTGAACGAGGCATGACTAGAATCAGGTCCAAGAAG GAAGAAATGCTGATTGCAGAGATTGAGTACTTGCAGAAAAAG GAGATTGAGCTGGAAAACGAAAATGTTTATCTTCGAACTAAG ATATCAGAAGTTGAGAGGCTTCACCAAGCAAACATGGTTTCTGTGCCAGAGATGAATGCAATCCAGGCATTAGCTTCTCGCAATTTCTTTAGCCAGAATATCATTGAGGGTGGAGGAGCTACCTTCCCACAGCAAAACAAGAAGATTCTCCATCTTGGGTAA
- the LOC137710378 gene encoding agamous-like MADS-box protein AGL11 isoform X3 has product MGRGKIEIKRIENTTNRQVTFCKRRNGLLKKAYELSILCDAEIALIVFSSRGRLYEYSNNNIRNTIERYKKACSDSTGSTSITEINAQYYQQESAKLRQQIQMLQNSNRHFMGDALSNLTVKELKQLENKLERGMTRIRSKKEEMLIAEIEYLQKKEIELENENVYLRTKISEVERLHQANMVSVPEMNAIQALASRNFFSQNIIEGGGATFPQQNKKILHLG; this is encoded by the exons ATGGGGAggggaaagattgaaatcaagaGGATTGAGAACACGACGAATCGGCAAGTGACCTTCTGCAAACGAAGAAATGGGCTGCTGAAGAAAGCATATGAATTATCCATTCTCTGTGATGCTGAAATTGCCCTCATTGTCTTCTCTAGCCGGGGCCGTCTCTACGAGTACTCTAACAACAA TATAAGAAACACCATAGAGAGGTACAAGAAGGCATGTTCAGATAGCACAGGATCAACTTCTATTACTGAAATTAACGCTCAG TATTATCAACAGGAATCGGCAAAACTGAGGCAACAGATTCAAATGCTGCAGAACTCTAACAG GCACTTCATGGGAGATGCCTTGAGTAATCTAACTGTGAAAGAACTAAAGCAGCTGGAGAATAAGCTTGAACGAGGCATGACTAGAATCAGGTCCAAGAAG GAAGAAATGCTGATTGCAGAGATTGAGTACTTGCAGAAAAAG GAGATTGAGCTGGAAAACGAAAATGTTTATCTTCGAACTAAG ATATCAGAAGTTGAGAGGCTTCACCAAGCAAACATGGTTTCTGTGCCAGAGATGAATGCAATCCAGGCATTAGCTTCTCGCAATTTCTTTAGCCAGAATATCATTGAGGGTGGAGGAGCTACCTTCCCACAGCAAAACAAGAAGATTCTCCATCTTGG GTAA
- the LOC137710378 gene encoding agamous-like MADS-box protein AGL11 isoform X1: MGRGKIEIKRIENTTNRQVTFCKRRNGLLKKAYELSILCDAEIALIVFSSRGRLYEYSNNNSIRNTIERYKKACSDSTGSTSITEINAQYYQQESAKLRQQIQMLQNSNRHFMGDALSNLTVKELKQLENKLERGMTRIRSKKEEMLIAEIEYLQKKEIELENENVYLRTKISEVERLHQANMVSVPEMNAIQALASRNFFSQNIIEGGGATFPQQNKKILHLG, translated from the exons ATGGGGAggggaaagattgaaatcaagaGGATTGAGAACACGACGAATCGGCAAGTGACCTTCTGCAAACGAAGAAATGGGCTGCTGAAGAAAGCATATGAATTATCCATTCTCTGTGATGCTGAAATTGCCCTCATTGTCTTCTCTAGCCGGGGCCGTCTCTACGAGTACTCTAACAACAA CAGTATAAGAAACACCATAGAGAGGTACAAGAAGGCATGTTCAGATAGCACAGGATCAACTTCTATTACTGAAATTAACGCTCAG TATTATCAACAGGAATCGGCAAAACTGAGGCAACAGATTCAAATGCTGCAGAACTCTAACAG GCACTTCATGGGAGATGCCTTGAGTAATCTAACTGTGAAAGAACTAAAGCAGCTGGAGAATAAGCTTGAACGAGGCATGACTAGAATCAGGTCCAAGAAG GAAGAAATGCTGATTGCAGAGATTGAGTACTTGCAGAAAAAG GAGATTGAGCTGGAAAACGAAAATGTTTATCTTCGAACTAAG ATATCAGAAGTTGAGAGGCTTCACCAAGCAAACATGGTTTCTGTGCCAGAGATGAATGCAATCCAGGCATTAGCTTCTCGCAATTTCTTTAGCCAGAATATCATTGAGGGTGGAGGAGCTACCTTCCCACAGCAAAACAAGAAGATTCTCCATCTTGG GTAA
- the LOC137710355 gene encoding immune-associated nucleotide-binding protein 9-like, which translates to MGGSSIDDDWELASLSSAVRTMVLVGRTGNGKSATGNSILGRKAFKSRTSSSGVTSTCELEKTVLRDGQVVNVIDTPGLFDFSAKSDFVGKEIVRCIDLAKDGIHAVVVVFSVRTRFSQEEEAALRSLQTLFGSKIIDYMIVVFTGGDDLEDNDETLDDYLGRECPEPLKDILTLCENRCVLFDNKTKDESKRVKQVENLLSLVNKVISQNGGRPYTDEIFAEVKKGAIKLRDQQEEVNSLKGYSKREISELKDQMQRAHDEQLKRITEMVESKLRETTMRLEQQLADEQAARLRAEENAQRAQLKSDDEIRKLREHLMKAEEELRKRGDTKCVIL; encoded by the exons ATGGGTGGAAGTTCGATCGATGATGACTGGGAGCTTGCTTCACTGTCTAGTGCTGTTCGCACTATGGTCTTAGTTGGACGTACTGGTAATGGAAAAAGTGCAACGGGAAACAGTATTCTTGGAAGAAAGGCCTTCAAGTCCAGGACAAGCTCCTCTGGTGTTACCAGTACTTGTGAATTGGAGAAAACTGTATTGAGAGATGGACAAGTCGTAAATGTTATAGACACTCCTG GTCTTTTTGATTTTTCTGCAAAGTCGGACTTTGTTGGCAAAGAAATTGTCAGATGTATTGATTTGGCGAAAGATGGAATCCATGCTGTGGTTGTAGTTTTCTCAGTTAGGACTCGCTTTtcacaagaagaagaagctgcATTGCGTAGCTTGCAAACTTTGTTTGGAAGCAAAATTATTGATTATATGATTGTGGTCTTTACTGGGGGAGATGATCTTGAAGACAATGATGAGACCTTGGATGACTATTTGGGCCGTGAATGCCCAGAACCTTTAAAG GACATCCTTACTCTGTGTGAAAACCGGTGTGTGCTTTTTGATAATAAGACTAAGGATGAAAGCAAGAGGGTTAAACAAGTCGAGAACCTTCTATCCCTTGTAAACAAGGTCATATCACAAAATGGTGGGCGACCATACACAGATGAGATATTTGCTGAAGTGAag AAAGGGGCCATTAAACTTCGTGACCAACAAGAAGAGGTTAACTCCTTGAAGGGGTATTCCAAACGAGAAATATCTGAATTGAAGGATCAGATGCAGCGTGCACATGACGAGCAGCTTAAGCGGATTACTGAGATG GTCGAGTCAAAGTTAAGAGAGACCACTATGAGGCTTGAGCAACAGTTGGCAGATGAACAAGCTGCACGTCTGAGAGCAGAAGAGAATGCGCAACGGGCTCAGCTGAAGTCTGATGATGAAATTCGAAAGCTTCGAGAACATTTAATGAAGGCAGAGGAGGAGCTTCGTAAAAGAGGTGACACCAAGTGTGTCATTCTATAA
- the LOC137710411 gene encoding regulator of nonsense transcripts UPF3-like isoform X2 yields MKEPLVRTKVLIRHLPPSLSQSDLLHQIDHQLADRYNWLCFRPGKNSQKNQRYSRAYIDFKRPEDVFEFAEFFDGHLFVNEKGAQFKAIVEYAPSQRVPKPSTKKDGREGTIYKDPDYLEFLKLIAKPVEHLPSAEIQLERKEAEQAGGAKEAPIVTPLMEYVRQKRAIGSGTQVSSVVRKVRRRVGAASVSKRGSPSTKRVSEKKKYIIKDGTKQTSQRDKSTFNVVPRREDQLARSSGKETLENEIGSVSGIPVISDSGKKKILLIKGKEREIPPAEGMSQLGSSPVSHAPKQNQRREATGRMIRSILLNNEGRQSQTSTETQPQQKIQSLNSDVKRVSRPSNARLGLNGQVSTNELNSMSSEGNRKRATVDRFTKKDLHSTTSVSERQEKNTRNKDRPDRGVWAPLRRADSSCASDEHLPSSGVQRPELIYDSFEGHGEGKDDSSYGSRTGEVINPTSGRNSSHVDNGSHRHFGRHGSAHNMKDDGSVNVGEGKPSKKGASVHGTPEKQVWVQKSSSGS; encoded by the exons atgaaggagCCATTGGTGAGGACGAAGGTCTTAATTCGGCACTTGCCTCCGTCTCTGTCTCAGTCCGATCTCCTCCACCAAATCGACCACCAGCTCGCCGACCGCTACAACTGGCTCTGCTTCCGTCCAGGAAAGAATAG CCAGAAGAACCAGAGGTATTCTCGGGCCTACATAGATTTCAAGCGACCTGAGGATGTTTTTGAGTTTGCTGAATTCTTTGATGGACACTTGTTTGTCAATGAGAAGG gGGCTCAATTCAAGGCTATAGTTGAATATGCACCCTCACAGCGTGTTCCAAAACCTAGTACGAAAAAGGATGGCCGTGAAGGGACCATATATAAAG ATCCTGATTATTTGGAGTTCCTCAAACTTATTGCAAAGCCTGTCGAGCATCTTCCTAGTGCAGAAATACAGCTGGAGAGAAAGGAAGCAGAACAAGCTG GTGGTGCAAAAGAAGCTCCTATTGTTACACCCCTCATGGAGTATGTTCGTCAGAAACGAGCTATTGGAAGTGGGACTCAG GTTTCATCCGTTGTTCGGAAGGTTAGAAGAAGAGTCGGGGCTGCCTCTGTTAGCAAACGTGGCTCACCTTCTACAAAACGGGTCTCTGAGAAGAAAAAG TACATAATAAAGGACGGTACTAAACAGACAAGTCAAAGGGACAAGTCCACTTTCAATGTGGTACCCAGGCGAGAGGATCAGTTGGCTCGTTCAAGTGGAAAAGAAACattagaaaatgaaattg GTTCTGTTTCAGGAATCCCTGTGATTTCTGACTCTGGAAAGAAGAAAATCTTACTTATTAAAGGAAAAGAGCGTGAAATACCTCCC GCTGAGGGTATGTCACAACTTGGAAGTTCTCCTGTTTCACATGCTCCGAAGCAGAACCAAAGGCGTGAGGCTACTGGAAGAATGATCAGAAGCATACTTTTAAATAATGAGGGACGCCAAAGTCAAACTTCAACTGAAACTCAGCCTCAGCAGAAAATTCAAAGTCTGAACTCAGATGTTAAGCGAGTATCTCGACCTTCCAATGCAAGGTTAGGGCTGAATGGTCAGGTCTCTACTAATGAGCTTAACTCAATGAGCTCTGAAGGGAATAGAAAGAGGGCAACAGTTGATAGATTTACAAAAAAGGACCTGCATAGTACAACTAGTGTTAGTGAGAGGCAGGAAAAAAATACACGAAACAAGGATAGACCTGATCGTGGTGTTTGGGCTCCTCTTCGTCGTGCTGATAGTTCATGTGCTAGTGATGAGCATTTGCCATCCTCCGGGGTACAACGCCCTGAATTAATATATGATTCCTTTGAAG GTCATGGAGAAGGGAAGGACGACTCTTCTTATGGAAGCAGGACTGGAGAAGTTATAAACCCTACAAGTGGACGTAATAGTTCTCATGTAGACAATG GTTCACATAGACATTTTGGTCGCCATGGAAGTGCGCATAATATGAAAGATGACGGTTCTGTAAATGTAGGTGAGGGGAAGCCATCTAAAAAAGGTGCTTCTGTTCATGGTACCCCTGAG AAACAAGTGTGGGTTCAGAAATCTTCCTCAGGTTCTTAG
- the LOC137710411 gene encoding regulator of nonsense transcripts UPF3-like isoform X1, with product MKEPLVRTKVLIRHLPPSLSQSDLLHQIDHQLADRYNWLCFRPGKNSQKNQRYSRAYIDFKRPEDVFEFAEFFDGHLFVNEKGAQFKAIVEYAPSQRVPKPSTKKDGREGTIYKDPDYLEFLKLIAKPVEHLPSAEIQLERKEAEQAGGAKEAPIVTPLMEYVRQKRAIGSGTQVSSVVRKVRRRVGAASVSKRGSPSTKRVSEKKKYIIKDGTKQTSQRDKSTFNVVPRREDQLARSSGKETLENEIGSVSGIPVISDSGKKKILLIKGKEREIPPAEGMSQLGSSPVSHAPKQNQRREATGRMIRSILLNNEGRQSQTSTETQPQQKIQSLNSDVKRVSRPSNARLGLNGQVSTNELNSMSSEGNRKRATVDRFTKKDLHSTTSVSERQEKNTRNKDRPDRGVWAPLRRADSSCASDEHLPSSGVQRPELIYDSFEGHGEGKDDSSYGSRTGEVINPTSGRNSSHVDNGSHRHFGRHGSAHNMKDDGSVNVGEGKPSKKGASVHGTPEQKQVWVQKSSSGS from the exons atgaaggagCCATTGGTGAGGACGAAGGTCTTAATTCGGCACTTGCCTCCGTCTCTGTCTCAGTCCGATCTCCTCCACCAAATCGACCACCAGCTCGCCGACCGCTACAACTGGCTCTGCTTCCGTCCAGGAAAGAATAG CCAGAAGAACCAGAGGTATTCTCGGGCCTACATAGATTTCAAGCGACCTGAGGATGTTTTTGAGTTTGCTGAATTCTTTGATGGACACTTGTTTGTCAATGAGAAGG gGGCTCAATTCAAGGCTATAGTTGAATATGCACCCTCACAGCGTGTTCCAAAACCTAGTACGAAAAAGGATGGCCGTGAAGGGACCATATATAAAG ATCCTGATTATTTGGAGTTCCTCAAACTTATTGCAAAGCCTGTCGAGCATCTTCCTAGTGCAGAAATACAGCTGGAGAGAAAGGAAGCAGAACAAGCTG GTGGTGCAAAAGAAGCTCCTATTGTTACACCCCTCATGGAGTATGTTCGTCAGAAACGAGCTATTGGAAGTGGGACTCAG GTTTCATCCGTTGTTCGGAAGGTTAGAAGAAGAGTCGGGGCTGCCTCTGTTAGCAAACGTGGCTCACCTTCTACAAAACGGGTCTCTGAGAAGAAAAAG TACATAATAAAGGACGGTACTAAACAGACAAGTCAAAGGGACAAGTCCACTTTCAATGTGGTACCCAGGCGAGAGGATCAGTTGGCTCGTTCAAGTGGAAAAGAAACattagaaaatgaaattg GTTCTGTTTCAGGAATCCCTGTGATTTCTGACTCTGGAAAGAAGAAAATCTTACTTATTAAAGGAAAAGAGCGTGAAATACCTCCC GCTGAGGGTATGTCACAACTTGGAAGTTCTCCTGTTTCACATGCTCCGAAGCAGAACCAAAGGCGTGAGGCTACTGGAAGAATGATCAGAAGCATACTTTTAAATAATGAGGGACGCCAAAGTCAAACTTCAACTGAAACTCAGCCTCAGCAGAAAATTCAAAGTCTGAACTCAGATGTTAAGCGAGTATCTCGACCTTCCAATGCAAGGTTAGGGCTGAATGGTCAGGTCTCTACTAATGAGCTTAACTCAATGAGCTCTGAAGGGAATAGAAAGAGGGCAACAGTTGATAGATTTACAAAAAAGGACCTGCATAGTACAACTAGTGTTAGTGAGAGGCAGGAAAAAAATACACGAAACAAGGATAGACCTGATCGTGGTGTTTGGGCTCCTCTTCGTCGTGCTGATAGTTCATGTGCTAGTGATGAGCATTTGCCATCCTCCGGGGTACAACGCCCTGAATTAATATATGATTCCTTTGAAG GTCATGGAGAAGGGAAGGACGACTCTTCTTATGGAAGCAGGACTGGAGAAGTTATAAACCCTACAAGTGGACGTAATAGTTCTCATGTAGACAATG GTTCACATAGACATTTTGGTCGCCATGGAAGTGCGCATAATATGAAAGATGACGGTTCTGTAAATGTAGGTGAGGGGAAGCCATCTAAAAAAGGTGCTTCTGTTCATGGTACCCCTGAG CAGAAACAAGTGTGGGTTCAGAAATCTTCCTCAGGTTCTTAG
- the LOC137710411 gene encoding regulator of nonsense transcripts UPF3-like isoform X3: MKEPLVRTKVLIRHLPPSLSQSDLLHQIDHQLADRYNWLCFRPGKNSQKNQRYSRAYIDFKRPEDVFEFAEFFDGHLFVNEKGAQFKAIVEYAPSQRVPKPSTKKDGREGTIYKDPDYLEFLKLIAKPVEHLPSAEIQLERKEAEQAGGAKEAPIVTPLMEYVRQKRAIGSGTQVRRRVGAASVSKRGSPSTKRVSEKKKYIIKDGTKQTSQRDKSTFNVVPRREDQLARSSGKETLENEIGSVSGIPVISDSGKKKILLIKGKEREIPPAEGMSQLGSSPVSHAPKQNQRREATGRMIRSILLNNEGRQSQTSTETQPQQKIQSLNSDVKRVSRPSNARLGLNGQVSTNELNSMSSEGNRKRATVDRFTKKDLHSTTSVSERQEKNTRNKDRPDRGVWAPLRRADSSCASDEHLPSSGVQRPELIYDSFEGHGEGKDDSSYGSRTGEVINPTSGRNSSHVDNGSHRHFGRHGSAHNMKDDGSVNVGEGKPSKKGASVHGTPEQKQVWVQKSSSGS; the protein is encoded by the exons atgaaggagCCATTGGTGAGGACGAAGGTCTTAATTCGGCACTTGCCTCCGTCTCTGTCTCAGTCCGATCTCCTCCACCAAATCGACCACCAGCTCGCCGACCGCTACAACTGGCTCTGCTTCCGTCCAGGAAAGAATAG CCAGAAGAACCAGAGGTATTCTCGGGCCTACATAGATTTCAAGCGACCTGAGGATGTTTTTGAGTTTGCTGAATTCTTTGATGGACACTTGTTTGTCAATGAGAAGG gGGCTCAATTCAAGGCTATAGTTGAATATGCACCCTCACAGCGTGTTCCAAAACCTAGTACGAAAAAGGATGGCCGTGAAGGGACCATATATAAAG ATCCTGATTATTTGGAGTTCCTCAAACTTATTGCAAAGCCTGTCGAGCATCTTCCTAGTGCAGAAATACAGCTGGAGAGAAAGGAAGCAGAACAAGCTG GTGGTGCAAAAGAAGCTCCTATTGTTACACCCCTCATGGAGTATGTTCGTCAGAAACGAGCTATTGGAAGTGGGACTCAG GTTAGAAGAAGAGTCGGGGCTGCCTCTGTTAGCAAACGTGGCTCACCTTCTACAAAACGGGTCTCTGAGAAGAAAAAG TACATAATAAAGGACGGTACTAAACAGACAAGTCAAAGGGACAAGTCCACTTTCAATGTGGTACCCAGGCGAGAGGATCAGTTGGCTCGTTCAAGTGGAAAAGAAACattagaaaatgaaattg GTTCTGTTTCAGGAATCCCTGTGATTTCTGACTCTGGAAAGAAGAAAATCTTACTTATTAAAGGAAAAGAGCGTGAAATACCTCCC GCTGAGGGTATGTCACAACTTGGAAGTTCTCCTGTTTCACATGCTCCGAAGCAGAACCAAAGGCGTGAGGCTACTGGAAGAATGATCAGAAGCATACTTTTAAATAATGAGGGACGCCAAAGTCAAACTTCAACTGAAACTCAGCCTCAGCAGAAAATTCAAAGTCTGAACTCAGATGTTAAGCGAGTATCTCGACCTTCCAATGCAAGGTTAGGGCTGAATGGTCAGGTCTCTACTAATGAGCTTAACTCAATGAGCTCTGAAGGGAATAGAAAGAGGGCAACAGTTGATAGATTTACAAAAAAGGACCTGCATAGTACAACTAGTGTTAGTGAGAGGCAGGAAAAAAATACACGAAACAAGGATAGACCTGATCGTGGTGTTTGGGCTCCTCTTCGTCGTGCTGATAGTTCATGTGCTAGTGATGAGCATTTGCCATCCTCCGGGGTACAACGCCCTGAATTAATATATGATTCCTTTGAAG GTCATGGAGAAGGGAAGGACGACTCTTCTTATGGAAGCAGGACTGGAGAAGTTATAAACCCTACAAGTGGACGTAATAGTTCTCATGTAGACAATG GTTCACATAGACATTTTGGTCGCCATGGAAGTGCGCATAATATGAAAGATGACGGTTCTGTAAATGTAGGTGAGGGGAAGCCATCTAAAAAAGGTGCTTCTGTTCATGGTACCCCTGAG CAGAAACAAGTGTGGGTTCAGAAATCTTCCTCAGGTTCTTAG
- the LOC137710432 gene encoding putative methylesterase 14, chloroplastic isoform X1, whose protein sequence is MGNRFICMLKKDTKETGSRSKRMSRSQRKLAAEEDLLHRQALSRVLHQHQMSQRFDGSMSRRVGGSTSSRRLALSDPLSNGKQGPEFLEKLTSKKFILVHGEGFGAWCWYKTIALLEEAGLLPITFDLKGSGIDLTDTNSVITLEEYSRPLIDYLQNLPEDEKVILVGHSSGGACVSYAMEHFSQKISKTVFICATMVSDGQRPFDVFAAELGSAEQFMQGSKFLIHGNGKEKPPTGFMFEKEQMKGLYFNQSNAKDVALAMVSMRPIPLGPIMEKLSLTPENYGSSRRFFIQTLDDRALPSDVQEKLVRENPPEGVYKIKGSDHCPFFSKPQSLHKMLLEIAQIP, encoded by the exons ATGGGTAATCGATTTATTTGCATGTTAAAGAAGGACACCAAAGAAACTGGATCGAGAAGCAAGAGAATGAGTCGCTCGCAGAGGAAACTGGCGGCGGAGGAAGACTTGTTGCACAGGCAAGCTCTGTCTAGGGTTCTCCATCAGCACCAAATGTCACAGAGGTTTGACGGATCCATGTCTAGGAGGGTTGGGGGGTCCACAAGCTCCAGGAGACTCGCTCTCTCTGATCCATTATCTAATGGGAAGCAG GGACCGGAATTTTTGGAGAAGCTTACATCAAAAAAGTTTATTCTTGTACAtggagaaggatttggggcaTGGTGTTGGTACAAAACAATTGCTTTACTAGAGGAAGCAGGATTGCTTCCAATCACCTTTGATCTCAAGGGTTCTGGTATTGATCTCACAGATACGAACTCTGTAATTACACTGGAAGAGTATTCAAGGCCATTGATTGACTATCTACAAAATCTTCCAGAGGATGAAAAG GTCATCTTAGTTGGTCACAGTAGTGGGGGTGCCTGCGTATCTTATGCAATGGAGCACTTCTCGcagaaaatttcaaaaacagtTTTCATATGTGCTACTATGGTGTCTGATGGGCAGAGACCTTTTGATGTGTTTGCTGCAGAG CTTGGTTCCGCAGAACAATTCATGCAAGGATCAAAGTTTTTGATTCATGGGAATGGGAAAGAAAAGCCTCCTACAGGATTCATGTTTGAGAAAGAGCAGATGAAAGGGTTATACTTCAACCAATCTAATGCGAAG GATGTTGCTCTGGCCATGGTTTCCATGAGACCTATCCCACTAGGTCCGATCATGGAAAAACTGTCATTGACACCTGAAAATTATGGTTCTAGCCGGCGATTCTTCATTCAAACATTGGATGATCGGGCACTTCCATCAGACGTCCAGGAAAAGCTAGTGAGGGAAAACCCACCGGAGGGAGTGTACAAGATAAAAGGGAGTGACCATTGCCCGTTCTTCTCAAAGCCGCAATCATTGCACAAAATGTTGTTGGAAATTGCTCAAATTCCATAG
- the LOC137710432 gene encoding putative methylesterase 14, chloroplastic isoform X2 → MGNRFICMLKKDTKETGSRSKRMSRSQRKLAAEEDLLHRQALSRVLHQHQMSQRFDGSMSRRVGGSTSSRRLALSDPLSNGKQGPEFLEKLTSKKFILVHGEGFGAWCWYKTIALLEEAGLLPITFDLKGSGIDLTDTNSVITLEEYSRPLIDYLQNLPEDEKLGSAEQFMQGSKFLIHGNGKEKPPTGFMFEKEQMKGLYFNQSNAKDVALAMVSMRPIPLGPIMEKLSLTPENYGSSRRFFIQTLDDRALPSDVQEKLVRENPPEGVYKIKGSDHCPFFSKPQSLHKMLLEIAQIP, encoded by the exons ATGGGTAATCGATTTATTTGCATGTTAAAGAAGGACACCAAAGAAACTGGATCGAGAAGCAAGAGAATGAGTCGCTCGCAGAGGAAACTGGCGGCGGAGGAAGACTTGTTGCACAGGCAAGCTCTGTCTAGGGTTCTCCATCAGCACCAAATGTCACAGAGGTTTGACGGATCCATGTCTAGGAGGGTTGGGGGGTCCACAAGCTCCAGGAGACTCGCTCTCTCTGATCCATTATCTAATGGGAAGCAG GGACCGGAATTTTTGGAGAAGCTTACATCAAAAAAGTTTATTCTTGTACAtggagaaggatttggggcaTGGTGTTGGTACAAAACAATTGCTTTACTAGAGGAAGCAGGATTGCTTCCAATCACCTTTGATCTCAAGGGTTCTGGTATTGATCTCACAGATACGAACTCTGTAATTACACTGGAAGAGTATTCAAGGCCATTGATTGACTATCTACAAAATCTTCCAGAGGATGAAAAG CTTGGTTCCGCAGAACAATTCATGCAAGGATCAAAGTTTTTGATTCATGGGAATGGGAAAGAAAAGCCTCCTACAGGATTCATGTTTGAGAAAGAGCAGATGAAAGGGTTATACTTCAACCAATCTAATGCGAAG GATGTTGCTCTGGCCATGGTTTCCATGAGACCTATCCCACTAGGTCCGATCATGGAAAAACTGTCATTGACACCTGAAAATTATGGTTCTAGCCGGCGATTCTTCATTCAAACATTGGATGATCGGGCACTTCCATCAGACGTCCAGGAAAAGCTAGTGAGGGAAAACCCACCGGAGGGAGTGTACAAGATAAAAGGGAGTGACCATTGCCCGTTCTTCTCAAAGCCGCAATCATTGCACAAAATGTTGTTGGAAATTGCTCAAATTCCATAG